In Phragmites australis chromosome 16, lpPhrAust1.1, whole genome shotgun sequence, one DNA window encodes the following:
- the LOC133895189 gene encoding probable transcription factor MYB58, giving the protein MQKRGGGGGERPAVRKGAWTAEEDEVLLQHVREHGPQDWSSIRSKDLLPRTGKSCRLRWVNKLRPNLKTGCKFSPEEERLVIDMQAQFGNRWARIATYLPGRTDNDVKNFWSTRQKRLARILRAPLPRRRPGKQSRSASSAPSHDLPAQKPLRQGPCSDMIPFQETTHHIGQSSSQEPCTENQCADAPFAGLLGLELLGLPSPVEFAMDVAVECGSSSAAPTARPPFGSDAGDPVSGVAPPAFVDHARFVDAASLQHDAVAYLEPLAVVPPAPFFGLDDDYGNVGSALHQDMSGVLFDDLPPEAFDFFELPPSPPPFPPPSPSPAAQM; this is encoded by the exons GCGGAAGAGGACGAGGTGCTGCTGCAGCACGTCCGGGAGCACGGGCCTCAAGATTGGAGCTCCATTCGATCCAAGGACCTCCTCCCGCGCACCGGCAAGTCCTGCCGCCTCCGGTGGGTCAACAAGCTCCGGCCGAACCTCAAGAC GGGGTGCAAGTTTTCTCCGGAGGAAGAACGGTTggtgatcgatatgcaggcGCAGTTCGGGAACAGATGGGCCAGGATCGCGACGTATTTGCCCGGACGGACGGACAACGACGTGAAGAACTTCTGGAGCACGCGGCAGAAGCGGCTGGCCAGGATCTTGCGGGCACCCCTGCCCCGCCGGAGGCCTGGCAAGCAGAGCCGCAGCGCTTCTTCTGCACCATCCCATGATTTGCCCGCCCAGAAG CCTCTCCGTCAGGGCCCGTGCTCTGACATGATACCCTTCCAGGAGACGACGCACCACATTGGCCAGAGCAGCAGCCAGGAGCCATGCACAGAGAACCAGTGCGCCGACGCGCCGTTCGCCGGACTGCTCGGCCTGGAACTGCTCGGCCTGCCGTCCCCCGTCGAGTTCGCTATGGACGTGGCAGTAGAATGCGGCTCGTCCAGCGCTGCTCCCACGGCCCGTCCGCCCTTCGGTAGCGACGCCGGGGACCCGGTTTCCGGCGTTGCCCCGCCGGCGTTCGTCGACCATGCTCGGTTCGTCGATGCGGCCTCGCTGCAGCACGACGCTGTCGCCTACCTGGAGCCGCTGGCAGTGGTGCCGCCGGCCCCGTTCTTCGGCCTGGACGACGACTACGGGAACGTGGGCTCTGCGCTGCATCAGGACATGTCTGGAGTGCTCTTCGACGACCTCCCGCCGGAGGCGTTCGACTTCTTCGAgctgccgccgtcgccacctccgttcccgccgccgtctccgtcgCCCGCCGCCCAGATGTAG